ATTGTATCCAGCGTCACGTCCGAGCGTTGCGTCTTGTCAGCCATGGTTCGAGTACTTCTCCAGGAAATTGCCGCCGCACCACCCTGGGCCGGCGGGGCGGATTAACTGGCGCATGGCGGGGCCACGTGCCAACCGGGAAATTGAGAGACTTGGTCTTAGGAAGAATCTGAGGGGGAGAATTTCATCTGCTAAGCTACTGGCGCCATACGTCTTTCAACTCGCCCAGGCCTGCTTTCAAGATCCTTCGGCGGTTCTGAATCTCGAGGACGTGGCAATCCTGACAGGGCTTCGGCTTGATCCCACTGTGCAGATCGGCCCGCAGCTTCCGCCATTCCGGCCCATTCCACAGCGTTCCGAAGTCATCCTTCGTCAGATCGCCGATTTCGCCCTCCGTCCAGAAGCAGCAGAACTTGATCCGACCGCGCACATCCACGTGGATCTGGTGCCAGATGTTGTCGCAGTGATAATGCGGCCGCGCGCCGTTCTGCTTGGCAGGCTCTTCCTCAAGGTCCGACGTCTCGGCGCTCAGGGCCCCATAGCTGCCCCCGGCCGAGCCGCGATCCTCGATCGATTCGCCCATTGGGAACCAGTCGATCCGGATTCCGTGGGGTTCCGCACGGCGCCGGGCCTTGCTGATTGCCTCGCGACAGGCCTTCAGGTCCCGCACGCGCGCATCATCCATCAGCTTATTGTAGGGGTACATGTTCTGGAAGGTCACGACGGCCGCGCCGGCTTCAGCGGCCAGGTCCACGATCTGCTCCACCTCGCCGATCGTGTCCTTCATCAGGCACGTGATGAAGGTGACGACGGGGAAGGGCGATCCGACCTTCTCCTTCGCCGCGCGTAACTCGCGCAGATTCTCCCGCACTTCGTCCCAATTCGCCCGCTTGCGCCACTTCTCGAACGTCTCGCGCGTTCCTCCGTCGATGCTGACATTCATCAGCATTGGCCCCATCCCTGCAATCTTGTCAATCATCCCACGCTTCTTCCACAGCGTCGCGTTGCTGATCACCGATGGCGTCGCGCCGGCCCGCGTGATGATCTCCAGAATCTCAATGATGTCCGGGTGCAGGAACGGTTCGCCGTTGCCGGCCAGGCCCACGTAGGTTGTCCGCTTGAACCACGGTTCCAGATTTCGGATCGCCTCGATCGGGATATGCCCTGTGTTGATCGGAATATCCGGATTCTCGCGCGGACAATGGGGGCACTTCAAGTTGCAGAAGTCGTTCACCTCTAGGTGAATCCGCAGCGGATTCGCCCACACACGATCCCGACCTGCCAACTTGTCCGTCAGCGACAGCGCCGTGTTCCACAACCGACTCAGCTTCTGCGTGTTCATTCCGTGCCTGAATTCCTTACTCGACTCTGCACCCAACCCAGGGGGCGACACCTTCGGTGGGCCGCCCCTCCTTAGCAAGGCCCTTTCCTTGCCCGCCGGGCTGAGAAAAGCCATTGCCCTCGCCGGGCAGGCGTTATGTCATTTCAAACATAACGCTCTGCTGGATGCAACCCGGGGAATGATCCGATGACGCTACGTAGAATCCCACTTCTGACCTTCGTTTGCCTCGCAGTCGCCACTCTCGCGATTTCTTGCGGCAAGCCCAAGCCTCCCCGTACCGAGCTCACCGTCGCCACCGCGGCGAACTTCGCGCCCACCATGGAGAAGCTGGCCGGGGCGTACGAGCCCGAAAACAACGTCCAAATCGTGATTTCTCAGGGGTCTTCGGGCGTTTTGCAGCGCCAGGCAAAGGAAGGCGCCCCCTTCGATCTCCTCATCAGCGCCGACATGCGCCGGGTCGAAGAGTTGGCTGCGGATCAGGTTATTCTGCCGGAATCGGTAGCGCCCTACGCCAAGGGCATCCTGGTTCTCGCCCAGACTCGGGGCCCAGAGGTCGACAAGCCGGCTGGCCTGGCGCACTCCGGCCATCGCATCGCGATCGCCAATCCGGAGCACGCCCCCTACGGCACGGCAGCGAAGCAGGCGCTCACCAAGATGGGCATCTGGGAGGACGTCGAACCGCGGGTTGTTTACGGAGAAAGCGTCGGCCAGGTTTTGCAGTTCCTCGAAACCGGCAACGTCGATGTCGCGTTTCTGCCCCTCTCCCTGGTCAAGGACCGGATCGAGGAATTCACGCCGATCGACCCGGAGACCTACGACCCGATCCTGCAGGGCTTGGGCGTGATCGCCGCCACGACGCATCCGGAAAAAGCACAGGAACTTCGCGACTGGCTGTTGGGCCCGGAGGCTCAGAACATCATCCTCGCCGCCGGCTACGAAGCCCCCTAACCGTCAGGGGTCCAGGATCGTCACTTTTTCGATCACATCTTCGGCCACGATTTCATCGAGGAAGTCCGGATCGATCTTTGCCCCTTGGGCTTCCTGGGGCATATCGTCGGAATCCATGATCATTCGACCAAACACCGTGTACCCGCCGTCCAGATGCGGCTGCGGCGAGTGGCAGATGAAGAACTGCGATCCGCCGGTGTCCTTGCCGGCGTGCGCCATTCCAACCGATCCGCGATCAAATCGATCTGAGTTGATTTCGCACGGAATCATGTAGCCTGGTCCGCCCCAACCATCGCCGTGCGGATCGCCACCTTGAACGACGAAGTCCGGGACAACACGGTGGAACGGGATGCCGTTGTAAGTTCCCTTCTTGGCAAGGTGAACGAAGTTATTCACTGTCAGGGGCGCCTGCTTCGGAAGCAGTTCCAGCACAATCCGTCCGCGATCCTGGATGTCGACCACCGCCACCACGCGCGTGTTCTCCAACTCTGCCGCGTCGCCGTAGAACTTCCAGGGCTCCTGCGCCGCTTCGGCTGCCAGGTCCGGCCCTGTTCCCCGCAGGAACTTGCCGTAATTCTCCGGCGTGCCCTGATCCAGAATCTTCAGCGCGTACCGACGGACGATCGGGCTCGGATCGCCCAACGCATCCTCAAACGCTTCGTGTACTTCCTCCAGCCCCAGCCCGGCCCTCAGAGCCTCCAGGAGCGCTAGACGCGCTTCCGGATCCTTCGACGTATCCGCTCGGTAAGCCGTGATCAGGTTCTTTGCCAATCCCGCAGGATAGTTCTCCAGTTCTTCCTCATCCGGCGCCAATTCCGCCGCTGCCACTGCACGAACCAGGGGATTCTTCGACGCCTGCAGCACGCCCAGCAGGAAATCCATGCGCTCGTCGTACTTTCCGAAGCCGTACATCGACTTGGAAATGGCACCGACCAGATGCGGCTTGATTGCCTCGACCCGCTTCTTGACCACTGCCGGGGCATCCTTCGCATCGTACAGGCGGAAGAGCTCGAAATTGGTTCGCTGCGACCCCACCTCGGCCAGAGCTGCCACGTGCGCCCGAAGAGCGGGGATCGTATTGAGGCGATAGCCGTCGGGAAACTCCATCGCGCGTTCCGGCGTCTCGAGCGCTCTCATCACCAGGGAGTAGCTCTCCATGGCCTGGAAACCCACCTGGTTCGGCAGCGCCCGCAGACGATTCATGCGATCCAGTGTTTCCTCAGAGAGCGCCTTCGCCAGTTCCTCATCATCAACGGCCAATCCTTGCAGCAGAACGATCAGCCGATTCGCGGCGGATCCCTGCTTCACCACCCACTTTTCATCGGCCAACGCCTCATCGGCCAGCACCGCGAATGCATCCTGCAGTTGCTTTGCTCCGCCCAGTGCCGCCACGGCCCGTGTCGCTTCGATTCCCAGGTGTTGATTCGGCCGATCGATCAACTGCGCCAGTCCAGCGACATCCTCTGCGGATCCAAGCTGCCCCAATGCCTTGGCTGCTTCCGCCTGCATCTGGTCGTCCACCTGCGGCATTGCCTCCCAGGGCGCGCCGCCCAGCTTTGCTCGAACTGCTTCTGCAGCCCGCTTGCGCGTCGCTTCGTCCATGCTCTTCGCCATGCGGCCCAGCATGGTCACGGCGACGGCCTGCACCGCGGGCGACGGGTGATTTGCGGCTTCAATCAGCACATCGACCTGATCGGCAGCCTTGAGCCGCATCAGTGCCGTCGCCAGCAAGCGAGCCCGCGCATCCACTTCGGGCGATTCTTCATTCGGGAGCGCGCCCAGCATCGGTCCGATCAGCTTGCCTGCACCGTCGGCGCCAATCTTGCCGAGCGCCTCGGCTGCGAGCGCCGCGACAGACTCGTCGGAATCCGCCAATGCTCTCTCCAGCGCCTCGACGACCGCC
This genomic window from bacterium contains:
- a CDS encoding peptidylprolyl isomerase; the protein is MIRKLSTLALPIILILASLSPAQEASTENVEANILEAEALRDSSTLSSLLESESPVQRERVLLALGRIGDPNDAEAILPYLQDSSAELRGAAAFSLGLMFDQRNVQTYGGEANEAVVEALERALADSDESVAALAAEALGKIGADGAGKLIGPMLGALPNEESPEVDARARLLATALMRLKAADQVDVLIEAANHPSPAVQAVAVTMLGRMAKSMDEATRKRAAEAVRAKLGGAPWEAMPQVDDQMQAEAAKALGQLGSAEDVAGLAQLIDRPNQHLGIEATRAVAALGGAKQLQDAFAVLADEALADEKWVVKQGSAANRLIVLLQGLAVDDEELAKALSEETLDRMNRLRALPNQVGFQAMESYSLVMRALETPERAMEFPDGYRLNTIPALRAHVAALAEVGSQRTNFELFRLYDAKDAPAVVKKRVEAIKPHLVGAISKSMYGFGKYDERMDFLLGVLQASKNPLVRAVAAAELAPDEEELENYPAGLAKNLITAYRADTSKDPEARLALLEALRAGLGLEEVHEAFEDALGDPSPIVRRYALKILDQGTPENYGKFLRGTGPDLAAEAAQEPWKFYGDAAELENTRVVAVVDIQDRGRIVLELLPKQAPLTVNNFVHLAKKGTYNGIPFHRVVPDFVVQGGDPHGDGWGGPGYMIPCEINSDRFDRGSVGMAHAGKDTGGSQFFICHSPQPHLDGGYTVFGRMIMDSDDMPQEAQGAKIDPDFLDEIVAEDVIEKVTILDP
- the modA gene encoding molybdate ABC transporter substrate-binding protein; protein product: MTLRRIPLLTFVCLAVATLAISCGKPKPPRTELTVATAANFAPTMEKLAGAYEPENNVQIVISQGSSGVLQRQAKEGAPFDLLISADMRRVEELAADQVILPESVAPYAKGILVLAQTRGPEVDKPAGLAHSGHRIAIANPEHAPYGTAAKQALTKMGIWEDVEPRVVYGESVGQVLQFLETGNVDVAFLPLSLVKDRIEEFTPIDPETYDPILQGLGVIAATTHPEKAQELRDWLLGPEAQNIILAAGYEAP
- a CDS encoding radical SAM protein, encoding MNTQKLSRLWNTALSLTDKLAGRDRVWANPLRIHLEVNDFCNLKCPHCPRENPDIPINTGHIPIEAIRNLEPWFKRTTYVGLAGNGEPFLHPDIIEILEIITRAGATPSVISNATLWKKRGMIDKIAGMGPMLMNVSIDGGTRETFEKWRKRANWDEVRENLRELRAAKEKVGSPFPVVTFITCLMKDTIGEVEQIVDLAAEAGAAVVTFQNMYPYNKLMDDARVRDLKACREAISKARRRAEPHGIRIDWFPMGESIEDRGSAGGSYGALSAETSDLEEEPAKQNGARPHYHCDNIWHQIHVDVRGRIKFCCFWTEGEIGDLTKDDFGTLWNGPEWRKLRADLHSGIKPKPCQDCHVLEIQNRRRILKAGLGELKDVWRQ